In Bacteroidota bacterium, the sequence TAAGTCCTTATTTCCATTTATATCATTTCCCTTATTAGTGAATGGATAGTTTCTAAACTCCGCAAAATATCCATTTACTATAAGCAAGAAACTATTGCCAATATAGTGATAGGCATCATTTCAATGGCAACAGATTTGATATTCTCACTACTTACTTTACCCATCTTATGGTATCTATACAATCATTATCGGTTTATAGAATTGGAGCAAGATTCCATCATTACTTTCTGTGTACTATTCATTTTAATAGACTTCACGGAGTATTGGTTTCACAGGTTAAGCCATGAAATAAATTTATTATGGTCGGCTCATGTAGTGCACCACCAAAGTGAGTTTTTCTACTTGAGTGTTGGGATTCGCACTTCATTTTTTGTACCTCTATTTAATATATTTTTCTATTTAATTTTTCCCGTCTTGGGTTTCAGTCCTGATATGCTACTATTGATTATTTTTATTCAAGGAATATACCAATTATTAATACATACAGAATTGATAGGCAGGCTTGGATTTTTAGAATATATATTGGTAACGCCATCTGCACATAGAGTTCACCATGGAAAGAACGATATTTATATCGATAAAAATTATGGAAAGATTTTTATTATATGGGACTTTGTTTTTCATTCTTACCAAAAAGAAATAGAAGAAGTAATATATGGATTAAATAAAACAATCGAGGTGAAAGGGTTTATTCGATCAATGACAGAACCCTACAGAACAATGGCAAAAGCATATAGAAAACTGGAAGTGAAAAAATATAGGAGAGCCGTTATTTTCAAAAAACCTGATAGAGCTGCTGAATTATATGATAGTGTGTTGAAGAAAGCTACCGACAATTAATCCTCAGAAAGAAACCCATTCACCACCTCATAAAACTCTTGTGGTTTATCCGCATGAAGCCAGTGCCCTGCATTTTCGATAGTTTCTAATATATAATTCGGGAATAATTTTTCTATCATATCCAAATCGCTATCTAATATGTATTTTGATTTGCTCCCTCTAATAAATAAAGTAGGACTATAATATATAGTTCCACTTACTTCGCCACTGATATTGTTATAATACTTTTCTAAAACAGGTAAATTCATTTTCCATATAAAGTCTCCATTTTCATCGCGTGTTAAATTCTTTAATAGAAACTGCCGTGTAGAAAAATCTGCTAAGTCCTGAGCCATCAAATTATCAGCTTCGGTGCGACTTTGCAAGGTTTGCAAATTGATACGATGCAAAGCACGGAACACCTCTTCATGCCCTGGTGGATAAGCCTTTGGAGCAATATCAGCGACAACCAATTTTTCAATTCTCGATGGATTTTCTAAAGCCATTTGCATTGCAATTTTCCCACCCATTGAGTGACCTATTATATATACTTTGCTAATGCTTTCGTGGTCTAAAGTTTCTATAATATCATCCACCATCACTTGCAAACTAAACACATCACTATGCATTGATTTGCCATGGTTACGCATATCCATCACCAATACTTTATAATCTTTTGCAAACTGCTGTGCGAGCAAATGCCAATTATCTCCCATACCCAAAAATCCATGCACTATAATAAGTGGTGGCCCTTGGTTTCCGTATGTTCTAAAATTTAGTAGCAAGTATTATAGTTCGTTATTGATTGGAGGGGACACCAACCATGGAAAGAAAAATTATAATAACTGAGCCCCATTAACCCCGCCGCGGCGGGAACCATTCATCGTTCATTCCGCCGCTGCGGACATTATTTATCATTTATCGTCTGCCATCCCCGTCCGCTTTAGCTGACGGATTAAATATTATACAATCCCTCTCTCCTTTTTCACATACTCCCACGCACTTTGCACCGATTTGAATTTTTCATTCGCATCTTTTTGATATTGATCTCCCAAGTGTGCTACTTTATCGGGGTGATATTTGAGAGCCATTTTACGGTATGCTTTTTTAAGTTCATCATCAGTGGCTTCTGCAGTTGTTTCCAATATTTTGTAAGATGATTCTGTATCTTTCACAAACATGGCTTTGATACTTTCAAAATCGGGTTGTGATACACCCAACCATGATGCAATATTTCGTATCATTTCCAACTCAGTACTATGCACATGTCCATCGGCAGTGGCCACACCAAAGAGTAAATGTATCATTTGTACACGACTTGGATGATCGGTATACTGTCTTATTTGCTGGCATACATCACGCACCGGAATTTCTTTGGCCATCAAATCTTTGAGCAAATGCATTTGCTCTTGTGTATGCTCTTTCCCAAATTGGCGTTTGAAAAATTCTTTCACATAATCAAGCTCGCCCACGGTCACTTTTCCATCTGCTTTCATCACCGCTGCACAAAGCACCATGAGACTTGCAGTAAAATCGGCATTGGTAACTTGCCGCCCATAAGTTTGAGTGGGATTAGGATTGTTTTGAAAAGCTGCTACACTTTCAGTATTGTCGAAAGCTGAACCTAAAACAAAGCCGAGCAAGGCACCCATTGGCCCACCAAGAGCGAAGCCTAGACCGCCTCCCAGCCATTTTGCATATTTTGAATAATTAGTTGTAGCCAAAGTACTATATATTTACGATTTTTGATTAACCTCGCCGCGGCGAGTACGATTGGTGTCAGATAACACTGCCGTCGCGACGTCATGCTGAACTTGTTTCAGCATCTCTATATCTAATTCCAATGCTAAAACTTGTCGCAAGATTACAGCGAATTAAACATATATAAAATATTTTGTGCTTTAAATTTAAAAAATTGGTAGCTGAAGCATCTTATAAATTTGTTGCAACGATATCTACACTCAGAAAATAACAGAAAATCCCTTGTCCTTGGTTACTGCATATTTAATACCGACCTGCAATATATAATAGTCCAAAAAAAAGGGACTAATCCCGAATGCTTTCGGGATGTAGTTCGGCATTACCATTCTAAAATCTAAATCCGCCACAGGCGGAGAACTATTTTAGTTTAAGAATTAGTATAAGAAATGAGGTGTAGAAATGACCCGTATGGCTGAAAAGCCAGGATTAGACCGCGAAGCTATGGGCGGAGACATTTTAAAATACAGCAGTGATAGTGGCGAAACAACAGTTTTGATAATTCCCAAACGATACACACAGTACGCAATACACAAAACGTAAAGAGGCCATCGAAGACGCTACTGTTGTTTCGACCGCGGTTTTGCATTGGGCCTCCCAAGCAAAAAATTACCTCGGTATTTTAAAACACTTTTGCCTACTTTTGGTGTCAAATGTAGGGGCCTTAGCGGCGAGCGAGGCTATATACAAAGTAGTGAAATTGCTAAGAATATATTTTGAAAATTTTTTCTTTTGCAACGAAATTAATATTCAACCAATACAAAAAATTCTTTATAATTGCCTCTCAAATATCCCATTATGGTACAAGTAGAAAATCTCACTTACGATTATCCTAGCCACAGAGCCCTTGATGGACTTAGCTTTAGCATTCCATCAGGCTCCATCACTGCTTTAGTAGGGCCAAACGGTGCAGGGAAAACCACTTTGATGCGTTGCCTTGCAGGGCTTACCCGTCCGCTAATGGGAAGCATAATGATTAATGGTACTGATGTACTGGAGGACCCACGAAAAGTTCACAGACAAATTGGTTTCTTGGCCGATTTTTTCGGATTATATGATAAGCTCACAATATATGAAGCCCTCACTTATT encodes:
- a CDS encoding sterol desaturase family protein, with the translated sequence MIGIISMATDLIFSLLTLPILWYLYNHYRFIELEQDSIITFCVLFILIDFTEYWFHRLSHEINLLWSAHVVHHQSEFFYLSVGIRTSFFVPLFNIFFYLIFPVLGFSPDMLLLIIFIQGIYQLLIHTELIGRLGFLEYILVTPSAHRVHHGKNDIYIDKNYGKIFIIWDFVFHSYQKEIEEVIYGLNKTIEVKGFIRSMTEPYRTMAKAYRKLEVKKYRRAVIFKKPDRAAELYDSVLKKATDN
- a CDS encoding alpha/beta fold hydrolase, whose translation is MLLNFRTYGNQGPPLIIVHGFLGMGDNWHLLAQQFAKDYKVLVMDMRNHGKSMHSDVFSLQVMVDDIIETLDHESISKVYIIGHSMGGKIAMQMALENPSRIEKLVVADIAPKAYPPGHEEVFRALHRINLQTLQSRTEADNLMAQDLADFSTRQFLLKNLTRDENGDFIWKMNLPVLEKYYNNISGEVSGTIYYSPTLFIRGSKSKYILDSDLDMIEKLFPNYILETIENAGHWLHADKPQEFYEVVNGFLSED
- a CDS encoding TerB family tellurite resistance protein; translated protein: MATTNYSKYAKWLGGGLGFALGGPMGALLGFVLGSAFDNTESVAAFQNNPNPTQTYGRQVTNADFTASLMVLCAAVMKADGKVTVGELDYVKEFFKRQFGKEHTQEQMHLLKDLMAKEIPVRDVCQQIRQYTDHPSRVQMIHLLFGVATADGHVHSTELEMIRNIASWLGVSQPDFESIKAMFVKDTESSYKILETTAEATDDELKKAYRKMALKYHPDKVAHLGDQYQKDANEKFKSVQSAWEYVKKERGIV